The following are encoded in a window of Pseudomonas graminis genomic DNA:
- a CDS encoding mechanosensitive ion channel family protein — translation MDLNSQVDHLVKASQAWIPMVMQYGSKVLLAVVVLLVGWWLINRLTSRVGALLALRHVDLALQGFISSITNIILKILLIVSVASMIGVETTSFVAAIGAAGLAIGLALQGSLANFAGGVLILLFRPFRIGDWIEAQGVSGTVDGIQIFHTVLRTGDNKTVILPNGNLSNGIITNTNRQPTRKITFDVGIDYDADLKQALQVLMDMADDPRILQDPAPQAVVAALGDSSITVSLRVWTKTGDFGDVSNRFNAEIRDRLRAANIDIPFPQRVIRVVQDEQPTKA, via the coding sequence TTGGATTTAAACAGCCAGGTAGACCATCTGGTGAAAGCGTCTCAGGCCTGGATCCCGATGGTCATGCAGTACGGCAGCAAGGTGCTGCTGGCAGTGGTGGTCCTGCTGGTCGGCTGGTGGCTGATCAACAGACTGACTTCCCGCGTGGGCGCGTTGTTGGCGCTGCGCCACGTCGACCTGGCGTTGCAGGGCTTTATCAGCAGCATCACCAACATCATTCTGAAGATCCTGTTGATCGTCAGTGTCGCCTCGATGATCGGGGTAGAAACCACTTCATTCGTTGCCGCGATCGGTGCGGCGGGTCTGGCGATCGGCCTGGCGTTGCAAGGCAGTCTGGCGAACTTCGCCGGCGGCGTTCTGATTCTGCTGTTCCGTCCATTCCGCATTGGCGACTGGATCGAAGCCCAAGGTGTATCCGGCACCGTGGACGGGATTCAGATCTTCCACACCGTGCTGCGCACCGGCGACAACAAAACGGTGATCCTGCCCAACGGCAACCTGTCCAACGGGATCATTACCAACACCAACCGCCAGCCAACGCGCAAGATCACCTTCGACGTGGGCATCGACTACGACGCCGACCTCAAGCAGGCGCTGCAAGTGCTGATGGACATGGCGGACGATCCGCGCATCTTGCAGGACCCGGCGCCGCAGGCGGTGGTCGCGGCATTGGGCGACAGCTCGATTACCGTGTCCCTGCGTGTGTGGACCAAGACCGGTGACTTCGGTGACGTGTCGAACCGCTTCAACGCTGAAATCCGCGACCGCCTGCGCGCGGCCAACATCGACATTCCGTTCCCGCAGCGGGTGATTCGTGTGGTGCAGGACGAGCAGCCCACGAAGGCGTAA
- a CDS encoding FxsA family protein — MRVFLLLLLLFPVLELFVLVKVGMSIGFLPTFLLVVAGSMLGVFVVRIAGVATALSARQSLARGELPAQQMLDGLMMTIGGGLLVLPGFISDVLGLLFLMPFTRRLIVGKVRNRAEAQAARQRAFAENMHAANSTGSMHPGAARPEARRPEVIEGEVIEGEFEPLDKK; from the coding sequence ATGCGCGTTTTTCTTTTGCTTTTATTGCTTTTTCCGGTGCTCGAATTGTTCGTGCTGGTGAAAGTCGGGATGTCGATCGGCTTTCTGCCGACCTTCCTGCTGGTCGTTGCCGGGTCGATGCTCGGTGTTTTCGTGGTGCGGATCGCCGGTGTGGCCACCGCGTTGAGCGCCCGACAGAGTCTGGCCCGTGGCGAACTGCCCGCTCAGCAGATGCTCGACGGGCTGATGATGACCATCGGCGGTGGCTTGCTCGTGCTGCCTGGCTTCATCAGTGACGTGCTGGGCCTGCTTTTCCTGATGCCTTTTACCCGTCGCCTGATCGTCGGCAAGGTGCGCAACCGTGCCGAGGCCCAGGCCGCGCGCCAGCGTGCGTTTGCCGAAAACATGCATGCGGCAAATTCGACCGGCTCCATGCACCCCGGTGCTGCCCGTCCTGAAGCACGTCGCCCTGAAGTCATCGAGGGTGAGGTGATCGAAGGCGAATTCGAGCCGCTGGATAAAAAGTGA
- a CDS encoding YajQ family cyclic di-GMP-binding protein, with the protein MPSFDVVSELDKHEVTNAVDNAIKELDRRYDLKGKGSFEFTEKDLLIKMTAEEGFQLEAMIEILKLALVKRKIDVQCLELKDPFASGKVMKQEATLKEGIDKELAKKIVAHIKEAKLKVQAAIQGEQVRVTGKKRDDLQEAIAALRGHEFGMPLQFNNFRD; encoded by the coding sequence ATGCCCTCGTTCGACGTAGTGTCCGAACTGGATAAACACGAAGTCACGAATGCCGTCGACAACGCGATCAAGGAGCTGGACCGCCGCTACGACCTCAAAGGCAAAGGCAGCTTCGAGTTCACGGAAAAAGACCTGCTGATCAAGATGACCGCCGAAGAAGGCTTCCAGCTCGAAGCCATGATCGAGATCCTCAAGCTGGCCCTGGTCAAGCGCAAGATCGATGTGCAGTGCCTGGAACTGAAAGATCCCTTCGCGTCCGGCAAGGTCATGAAGCAGGAGGCCACGCTCAAGGAAGGCATCGACAAGGAGCTGGCGAAGAAGATTGTTGCTCACATCAAGGAAGCCAAGCTCAAGGTTCAGGCGGCGATTCAGGGCGAGCAAGTGCGCGTTACCGGCAAGAAGCGTGACGACCTGCAAGAAGCGATTGCTGCGCTGCGTGGTCACGAGTTCGGCATGCCGCTGCAATTCAACAACTTCCGCGACTGA
- a CDS encoding DUF481 domain-containing protein produces the protein MLSRTLLCVAFASASTPLLADTVWLKNGDKLTGTIKVFDGGKLLLNTKYAGDIPLDWKEIKTLESDQHLLVKQDATTGEISKSLQPAEDGKVTLANGDAPKTVELASIQQIMKPKPVVTDLVWKGNIDAALDFQRAENDTDDYNIAFKTSATHGQWRHNAKGEYNRESQDSLTTTNNWDAEYSVDRFFTDKWFWDGRITYKRDTIEDLARQRTVGTGPGYQFWDDELGAFKVGALLNRTDFEYSNGEKDNFYSVSGTWDYNRYLIGKKVEFFTNGEVGKPISGVADYSLETEVGLRYKVTEWASLNLKAEKDIISGSDNGDLDKTRYTAGFGVAW, from the coding sequence ATGTTGTCCAGAACCCTGTTGTGCGTTGCGTTTGCCAGTGCCTCTACTCCATTGCTCGCTGACACCGTCTGGTTGAAGAACGGTGACAAGCTGACGGGGACTATCAAGGTCTTCGACGGCGGCAAGCTGCTGCTCAATACCAAATATGCAGGCGACATCCCGCTGGACTGGAAGGAAATCAAAACGCTGGAAAGTGACCAGCACCTCCTGGTAAAGCAGGACGCCACTACAGGCGAGATCTCCAAATCGCTGCAGCCGGCCGAAGACGGCAAGGTCACCCTGGCCAACGGCGATGCGCCGAAGACGGTTGAGCTGGCAAGCATTCAGCAGATCATGAAGCCCAAGCCGGTGGTCACCGATCTGGTGTGGAAGGGCAATATCGATGCAGCGCTCGACTTCCAGCGCGCCGAGAACGACACCGACGATTACAACATCGCCTTCAAAACCTCCGCGACCCACGGCCAGTGGCGCCACAACGCCAAGGGCGAGTACAACCGCGAGTCGCAGGACAGCCTGACCACCACCAACAACTGGGACGCCGAGTACTCGGTCGACCGGTTCTTTACGGACAAATGGTTCTGGGACGGTCGCATTACCTACAAGCGTGACACCATTGAAGACCTGGCCCGTCAGCGCACCGTCGGTACCGGTCCGGGCTACCAGTTCTGGGACGACGAACTGGGCGCGTTCAAAGTCGGCGCGCTGCTTAACCGCACCGATTTCGAATACTCCAACGGCGAGAAGGACAACTTCTATTCCGTGTCCGGCACGTGGGACTACAACCGTTACCTGATCGGCAAGAAGGTCGAGTTCTTCACCAACGGTGAAGTCGGCAAGCCTATCAGCGGCGTAGCTGACTATAGCCTCGAGACGGAAGTGGGCCTGCGCTACAAAGTCACCGAATGGGCGTCGCTCAATCTCAAGGCCGAGAAGGACATCATCAGCGGTTCCGACAACGGCGATCTGGACAAGACCCGCTATACCGCCGGTTTCGGTGTGGCCTGGTAA
- a CDS encoding HugZ family protein, which produces MSASANRQARTLLLKEYRGVLSTHSKSMPGYPFGSVVPYCLDDQGRPLILISRIAQHTHNLQLDAKCSLLVGERGAEDVQAVGRVTLMAEAEKIIDHAQVEAAAQRYYRYFPESESYHSAHDFDFWVLKPVRYRFIGGFGAIHWLDDAALANPFAGAAELSMVAHMNADHAKAIAHYVELAGLPKTELATLVGIDSEGMHLRLGQSLYWLAFAEPCNTPTQVRQALTQLAHAEKWPTLEQAEA; this is translated from the coding sequence ATGAGCGCCAGCGCCAACCGGCAAGCCCGTACCTTGCTGCTCAAGGAATACCGTGGCGTGTTGTCGACCCATTCCAAGTCGATGCCCGGTTATCCGTTTGGCTCGGTGGTGCCTTACTGTCTGGACGATCAAGGCCGTCCGCTGATCCTCATCAGCCGCATCGCACAACACACCCACAACCTGCAACTCGACGCCAAGTGTTCTTTATTGGTGGGCGAGCGCGGCGCCGAGGATGTGCAAGCGGTGGGGCGCGTCACGCTGATGGCCGAGGCTGAAAAAATCATCGACCACGCCCAGGTTGAAGCCGCCGCTCAGCGTTACTACCGTTATTTCCCGGAATCCGAGAGTTACCACAGCGCCCACGATTTCGATTTCTGGGTGCTGAAGCCGGTGCGCTATCGCTTCATCGGCGGGTTCGGCGCGATCCACTGGCTGGACGACGCAGCGCTGGCCAATCCCTTCGCTGGCGCTGCCGAGCTGAGCATGGTCGCGCACATGAATGCCGACCACGCCAAAGCCATCGCCCACTACGTCGAACTGGCCGGTCTACCGAAGACTGAACTCGCCACGCTGGTGGGCATCGACAGTGAGGGCATGCACTTGCGCCTGGGCCAGAGTCTGTACTGGCTGGCCTTCGCAGAGCCCTGTAATACGCCGACACAAGTCCGCCAAGCCTTGACTCAGCTGGCTCACGCTGAAAAATGGCCCACACTTGAACAGGCTGAGGCTTGA
- a CDS encoding putative 2-dehydropantoate 2-reductase translates to MCWHVLGAGSLGILWATRLARAGLPVRLILRDEARLAAYNAQAGLALIENGERQRFAIPAQTASAGEPIERLLLACKAYDAERAVAAVAHRLTDKADVLLLQNGLGSQDAVAAMIPDARCIFVSSTEGAYRDEDWSAVFAGQGFNWLGDTQHGASPAWLDDLRQAGIPHQWTADLSERLWRKLALNCAINPLTVLHQCRNGELQAHAEEVTALCVELGHVLHGCGQPGAAEGLLDQVQQVIAATAGNYSSMYQDVAQGRRTEIRYLLGHACATAAALDCPAPMLNQLRLRLIEHLNARGLPSD, encoded by the coding sequence GTGTGCTGGCACGTTCTGGGCGCGGGCAGTCTGGGCATTCTCTGGGCCACGCGACTGGCCCGGGCGGGTCTGCCCGTGCGGTTGATCTTGCGCGACGAGGCCCGACTGGCGGCCTATAACGCGCAAGCGGGTCTGGCACTTATCGAAAACGGCGAGCGCCAGAGGTTTGCCATCCCGGCACAGACCGCCAGCGCAGGCGAGCCCATCGAGCGTCTGTTGCTGGCGTGCAAGGCCTACGACGCCGAACGCGCGGTTGCAGCCGTCGCCCATCGCCTGACCGACAAGGCTGATGTGTTGCTCCTGCAAAATGGCTTGGGCAGCCAGGACGCCGTAGCCGCCATGATTCCGGATGCACGCTGCATTTTCGTCTCCAGCACCGAAGGCGCCTACCGCGATGAAGACTGGAGCGCGGTGTTTGCCGGACAGGGCTTCAACTGGCTGGGGGACACGCAACACGGCGCATCGCCCGCCTGGCTGGACGACCTCAGGCAGGCCGGCATTCCCCATCAGTGGACCGCCGACCTATCCGAACGCCTCTGGCGCAAGCTTGCGCTCAACTGCGCCATCAACCCGCTGACCGTGTTGCATCAATGCCGCAACGGAGAGCTCCAGGCTCATGCAGAAGAAGTAACGGCGCTGTGCGTCGAGCTCGGCCACGTATTGCACGGCTGTGGTCAGCCCGGCGCGGCTGAAGGGCTGCTGGATCAAGTGCAACAGGTAATTGCCGCCACCGCCGGTAATTATTCCTCGATGTATCAGGACGTTGCCCAAGGTCGTCGTACCGAGATCCGCTACCTGCTCGGGCATGCCTGCGCCACGGCGGCTGCCCTCGATTGTCCTGCGCCGATGCTGAATCAGTTACGCCTGCGCCTGATCGAACACCTCAACGCCCGCGGCCTGCCCAGCGACTGA
- the groL gene encoding chaperonin GroEL (60 kDa chaperone family; promotes refolding of misfolded polypeptides especially under stressful conditions; forms two stacked rings of heptamers to form a barrel-shaped 14mer; ends can be capped by GroES; misfolded proteins enter the barrel where they are refolded when GroES binds) gives MAAKEVKFGDAGRKKMLAGVNVLADAVKATLGPKGRNVIIEKSFGAPLITKDGVSVAKEIELKDRFENMGAQLVKDVASRANDDAGDGTTTATVLAQAIVNEGLKAVAAGMNPMDLKRGIDKATIAIVAELKKLSKPCTDSKAIAQVGTISANSDNSIGDIIAEAMDRVTKDGVITVEEGSGLENELSVVEGMQFDRGYLSPYFINKPDTMVAELDSPLLLLVDKKISNIREMLPVLEAVAKAGRPLLIVAEDVEGEALATLVVNNMRGIVKVAAVKAPGFGDRRKAMLQDIAVLTGGTVISEEIGLSLETATLEHLGNAKRVVLNKENTTIIDGAGVRGDIDGRIAQIRQQIGDTSSDYDKEKLQERLAKLSGGVAVIKVGAGSEVEMKEKKARVEDALHATRAAVEEGVVPGGGVALVRSLQAISELRGDNADQNVGIALLRRAVEAPLRQIVANSGDEPSVVVDKVKQGTGNYGYNAASGEYGDMIEMGILDPAKVTRSALQAASSIASLMITTEAMIADVADEKAAGGGMPDMGGMGGMGGMM, from the coding sequence ATGGCTGCTAAAGAAGTTAAGTTCGGCGATGCTGGCCGTAAAAAAATGCTGGCTGGTGTCAACGTCCTGGCCGACGCAGTAAAAGCAACTCTGGGCCCAAAAGGCCGTAACGTCATCATCGAAAAAAGCTTCGGCGCTCCGCTGATCACCAAAGACGGTGTGTCCGTAGCCAAAGAAATCGAGCTGAAAGACCGTTTCGAAAACATGGGCGCGCAGCTGGTCAAAGACGTTGCTTCCCGTGCAAACGATGACGCTGGCGACGGCACCACTACGGCTACCGTTCTGGCTCAAGCCATCGTCAACGAAGGCCTGAAAGCCGTCGCTGCGGGCATGAACCCGATGGACCTGAAGCGCGGCATCGACAAGGCGACCATCGCCATCGTTGCCGAGCTGAAGAAGCTGTCCAAGCCTTGCACCGACTCCAAGGCCATTGCCCAGGTCGGTACTATCTCGGCGAACTCCGACAACTCCATCGGCGACATCATTGCCGAAGCAATGGACCGTGTAACCAAAGACGGCGTTATCACCGTTGAAGAAGGTTCGGGCCTGGAAAACGAGCTGTCTGTTGTTGAAGGCATGCAGTTCGACCGTGGCTACCTGTCCCCGTACTTCATCAACAAGCCGGACACCATGGTTGCCGAGCTGGACAGCCCGCTGTTGCTGCTGGTTGACAAGAAGATCTCCAACATCCGCGAAATGCTGCCCGTTCTGGAAGCCGTTGCGAAAGCTGGCCGTCCTCTGCTGATCGTCGCTGAAGACGTTGAAGGCGAAGCGCTGGCGACTCTGGTCGTGAACAACATGCGCGGCATCGTTAAAGTTGCAGCGGTCAAGGCCCCTGGCTTCGGCGACCGTCGCAAGGCCATGCTGCAGGACATCGCTGTTCTGACTGGCGGTACCGTTATCTCGGAAGAGATCGGCCTGAGCCTGGAAACCGCTACCCTGGAACACCTGGGTAACGCCAAGCGCGTTGTGCTGAACAAAGAAAACACCACAATCATCGACGGTGCCGGCGTTCGTGGCGACATCGACGGTCGTATCGCGCAGATCCGTCAGCAGATCGGCGACACGTCTTCGGACTACGACAAAGAGAAGCTGCAAGAGCGTCTGGCCAAGCTGTCGGGCGGCGTTGCAGTGATCAAGGTCGGTGCTGGTTCCGAAGTTGAAATGAAAGAGAAGAAAGCCCGCGTTGAAGACGCCCTGCACGCAACCCGTGCAGCCGTTGAAGAAGGCGTGGTGCCTGGCGGTGGTGTTGCACTGGTTCGTTCGCTGCAGGCGATTTCCGAACTGCGTGGCGACAATGCTGATCAGAACGTCGGTATCGCGCTGCTGCGTCGTGCGGTTGAAGCACCTCTGCGTCAGATCGTGGCGAACTCGGGCGACGAGCCTAGCGTTGTGGTCGACAAGGTCAAGCAGGGTACCGGTAACTACGGTTACAACGCTGCGAGCGGCGAGTATGGCGACATGATCGAGATGGGTATTCTCGATCCGGCCAAGGTGACTCGCTCTGCTCTGCAGGCTGCTTCGTCGATCGCCAGTCTGATGATCACCACTGAGGCGATGATTGCTGATGTGGCTGATGAGAAGGCTGCCGGTGGCGGTATGCCTGACATGGGCGGCATGGGTGGTATGGGCGGCATGATGTAA
- a CDS encoding AmpG family muropeptide MFS transporter, with protein MPRKTWRAALAAYASPSTFVLLLLGFAAGMPYMLVFSTLSVWLREAGVARETIGYASLIGLAYAFKWVWSPLLDQWSLPLLGRLGRRRSWLVLSQSLVTLGLIGMGFCDPQQHLSWLIAIAVLVAFSSATQDIAIDAYRLEIASDSQQATLAASYMAGYRVAALLATAGALYFAEGFGSTGFAYKHSAWAGTYVLFGLLMVPALITSLIMREPSVPIRTQLSAVRYGFAHQLASVFVLIILLVSVPAMFTQLYNTDFASVLFQGTTWKDLLMEDRAFLRAILYTLLTVACLSSMGRRGLAPVLTPINDFILRYRWQAFLLLGLIATYRMSDTVMGVMANVFYIDQGFTKDQIASVSKIFGLVMTLAGAAFGGLAIVRFGILPILFIGGITSAATNLLFLMLADMGPNLKMLIVTISLDNFSSGLATSAFVAYLSSLTNLKFSATQYALLSSIMLLLPRLIGGYSGVMVEKLGYHNFFLATALMGVPTLFMIALHWAQEARREAREEAAEGEEPAKPVDSVL; from the coding sequence ATGCCCCGCAAAACCTGGCGCGCCGCGCTCGCCGCATATGCCAGCCCCTCTACGTTTGTGCTCCTGTTGCTCGGTTTTGCCGCGGGCATGCCCTACATGTTGGTGTTCTCCACGCTGTCGGTCTGGCTGCGTGAAGCCGGCGTCGCGCGTGAAACCATTGGCTATGCCAGCCTGATCGGTCTGGCCTATGCCTTTAAGTGGGTCTGGTCGCCGCTGCTCGATCAATGGAGCCTGCCTTTGTTGGGCCGGCTCGGCCGACGGCGCTCGTGGCTGGTACTCTCGCAATCGCTGGTCACCCTGGGCCTGATCGGCATGGGCTTCTGTGACCCGCAGCAGCACCTGTCGTGGCTGATCGCGATTGCCGTGCTGGTCGCGTTTTCCTCGGCGACCCAAGACATCGCCATCGACGCCTACCGCCTGGAAATCGCCAGCGACAGCCAGCAAGCGACCCTTGCCGCCAGCTACATGGCGGGTTACCGCGTCGCCGCCCTCCTCGCCACTGCCGGCGCGCTGTACTTCGCCGAAGGCTTCGGTTCGACCGGCTTCGCCTACAAACACTCGGCCTGGGCCGGCACGTACGTGCTGTTCGGCCTGCTCATGGTGCCTGCGCTGATCACCAGCCTGATCATGCGTGAACCGTCCGTGCCGATCCGCACGCAGCTGTCGGCCGTGCGCTACGGCTTTGCTCACCAGCTGGCCTCGGTGTTCGTGCTGATCATTCTGCTGGTCTCGGTGCCAGCGATGTTCACCCAGCTGTACAACACCGACTTCGCCAGCGTGCTGTTTCAGGGCACCACCTGGAAAGACCTGCTGATGGAAGACCGCGCCTTTTTGCGTGCGATCCTTTACACGCTGCTGACCGTGGCCTGCCTGTCGTCCATGGGCCGCCGCGGCCTGGCGCCGGTGCTGACGCCGATCAACGATTTCATTCTGCGTTATCGCTGGCAGGCCTTTCTGCTGCTGGGGCTGATCGCCACGTATCGCATGTCCGACACGGTCATGGGCGTAATGGCGAACGTGTTTTACATCGACCAGGGCTTCACCAAGGATCAGATTGCCAGCGTCAGCAAGATCTTCGGTCTGGTCATGACCCTGGCCGGCGCGGCATTTGGCGGACTGGCCATCGTGCGTTTCGGCATTCTGCCGATCCTGTTCATCGGCGGTATCACGTCGGCAGCCACCAACCTGCTGTTCCTGATGCTGGCCGACATGGGCCCGAACCTGAAGATGCTCATCGTCACGATCTCGCTGGACAACTTCAGCTCGGGACTCGCGACATCGGCGTTCGTGGCCTACCTGTCGAGCCTGACCAACCTCAAGTTTTCGGCGACCCAATACGCGCTGCTCAGTTCGATCATGCTGCTGTTGCCGCGTCTGATCGGCGGCTATTCCGGGGTCATGGTGGAAAAGCTCGGGTATCACAACTTCTTCCTGGCGACCGCATTGATGGGCGTGCCGACGTTGTTCATGATCGCCCTGCACTGGGCGCAGGAAGCCCGCCGGGAAGCACGGGAAGAAGCGGCAGAAGGCGAAGAGCCGGCCAAGCCTGTGGACTCGGTGCTCTAG
- a CDS encoding MGMT family protein produces the protein MIEQSPAHGDPNGLSPAEARRTALYLTLHQVPEGKVVSYGQLAELAGLGRAARFVGRALSQLPDGSSLPWHRVLGAGGRISLAPGTVSGEEQRARLRAEGVTIRNNRVDMQRHGWRPTEHNG, from the coding sequence GTGATCGAACAATCTCCCGCGCACGGCGACCCGAACGGTCTCTCTCCCGCAGAGGCACGGCGCACGGCGTTATACCTTACGTTGCATCAAGTCCCGGAGGGCAAAGTGGTCAGTTACGGCCAACTGGCCGAGCTGGCCGGTTTGGGACGAGCGGCACGCTTCGTTGGCAGAGCGCTGAGTCAGTTGCCGGACGGCAGCAGTCTGCCTTGGCATCGCGTCCTCGGCGCTGGCGGGCGCATCAGCCTGGCCCCCGGAACCGTCTCGGGCGAAGAGCAACGCGCACGGTTGCGGGCCGAGGGCGTGACCATCCGTAACAATCGTGTGGATATGCAGCGTCATGGCTGGCGCCCGACAGAGCACAACGGTTAG
- a CDS encoding co-chaperone GroES, with protein MKLRPLHDRVVIRRSEEETKTAGGIVLPGSAAEKPNRGEILAVGNGRILDNGEVRALAVKVGDKVVFGPYSGSNTVKVDGEDLLVMSENEILAVVEG; from the coding sequence ATGAAGCTTCGTCCTCTGCATGACCGCGTCGTAATCCGTCGCAGCGAAGAAGAAACAAAAACTGCTGGCGGTATCGTGCTGCCTGGTTCGGCTGCTGAAAAACCTAACCGTGGCGAAATCCTCGCCGTCGGTAACGGTCGCATCCTGGACAACGGCGAAGTACGCGCGCTGGCCGTGAAAGTGGGTGACAAAGTGGTGTTTGGCCCTTACTCCGGCAGCAACACTGTGAAAGTAGACGGCGAAGACCTGCTGGTGATGAGCGAGAACGAAATCCTCGCGGTCGTCGAAGGCTGA
- a CDS encoding phosphatase PAP2 family protein → MSHALERPASRPINFWVYLGIPAVAAVVLILLELTSLDMDIAKLAYDPVAREFIGRHSFFLEDVLHDRAKQAVIAIGVLSFASFIASFFVSVLKPWKRELGCMVLSMALSTSFVTPVKVVTSVQCPWSLKEFGGQETYSELLSPRPPTDKPGRCWPGGHAATGFTLFALFFVFRDRKPRLAKAGLIFAASLGTVFSIGRMLQGAHFFSHNIWTAVFCWLLCLGAYYVVLYRPAKKEDVVVNGEVVTG, encoded by the coding sequence ATGTCACACGCACTTGAACGGCCCGCTTCACGTCCGATCAACTTTTGGGTTTACCTGGGCATCCCGGCCGTGGCCGCCGTCGTTCTGATTCTGCTTGAATTGACTTCGCTGGACATGGACATCGCCAAACTGGCCTACGACCCGGTGGCGAGAGAATTCATCGGGCGGCACAGTTTCTTCCTCGAAGACGTCCTGCACGACCGCGCCAAACAGGCCGTGATCGCCATCGGGGTGTTGTCCTTTGCCAGCTTCATCGCCTCCTTCTTCGTCAGCGTGCTCAAACCCTGGAAACGTGAACTGGGCTGCATGGTGCTGTCGATGGCGTTATCGACCAGCTTCGTGACGCCGGTGAAAGTCGTGACATCGGTGCAATGCCCGTGGAGCCTGAAAGAGTTCGGCGGCCAGGAAACCTACAGCGAGCTCCTCAGCCCCCGCCCCCCCACCGACAAACCCGGCCGCTGCTGGCCCGGCGGTCATGCCGCGACCGGCTTCACACTCTTCGCCCTGTTCTTCGTCTTCCGCGACCGCAAACCCCGCCTGGCCAAAGCCGGCCTGATCTTCGCGGCGAGCCTGGGCACCGTCTTCTCCATCGGTCGAATGCTTCAAGGCGCGCACTTCTTCTCCCACAACATCTGGACAGCCGTGTTCTGCTGGCTGCTTTGCCTGGGCGCGTATTACGTCGTGCTGTACCGACCGGCGAAGAAGGAGGATGTGGTGGTGAATGGAGAAGTCGTTACAGGGTAA